In the genome of Thermococcus sp., the window AGGACGAGGGTTATACTGCCGGCGGTCTTTATCGGGACGCGTATATGCGCCGGCTTTGCCTCGCCCGGAACGAACTCCAGAACCGTCGAGCCGACTCGGGCGCCCTTTACCCTCGCGTTGCTGAGTTCCTTCAGTGCCAGAATCCCGTGGAGATGCTGGGGTCTAAGGCCAGGGTTGGTCCTGTTGGCGCGTATGTTTACGATTTTAACGGGTTTTCCGGTGATAACGGAGAGGGCAACGCTCGTTCTCAGTATCTGACCTCCCCCCTCACCGTAGGAACCGTCTATCACTATCACCTCTCCCCACCGATACCAGTTCTCCGTCCCGGCTAAAAAACCTTGCCGAAAGGCTTTTACCCAGGGAGGAAAAAATCGGGGTGGTGTGGCTATGGACGAGCTTGAGTTCTGCGTGAAGAGTTTAAGTTATCCCCTCGGCATGGTGCTGGAAAACCTGGAGAGGAGAGACGGCCAGCGCGCCGAGATACGGGGAAGTAGGCTAATCCTCCCTGAAATCCCGTTTCCCGCTAAGTGCTACCTTGCCGCTCTGGTAATCTTCGAGAGCCTCGATGCCGTCGACAGAAAGCGTCTGAGCGATGACTACCTGGGGCTCGAAGAGTTCAGGGAAAAGATACTGAGCTCCAAACTGGGTGAGCTCGTTGGTAAATACCTCCGGGACCCTTGGACATACCTTGGGAACAGGGGCTCCCTTGTCGTGGACTGGCTCGAATTTAAGAGGAGGGAGGAGAGGGTAAGGCCCTACCTCGAAAGGCTGAAGAGCCTTAGGGAAGAATCCAAGAGCAGGGGAGAATTCCTGGAAAGGAGCGGATTCCTGGGAGAGCTGAGTGTTGATGAGGCACTGCTCCTCGGCTATCTCGCGGAAGATGAAAAGTTCAGGGAGCTTATAAACGCGGCCCTTGGGAAACACAACTCCCTGTTCAAAGAAATGGTGGTGAGGTACTTCAGGGCCCTGAGGGCTTAGAGTCGTCCAACCTGAAGTCCGAGGGGACGAAGCCGAGGTTCACAAATATCGCGGTTTCCAGGGCCTTTTCCTTATCAACGCCCCTCTTTGAAAGCTCCTCCACAATTCTAGCTATGGCCTCGATGCTCCGGTAGTTCAGCAGCTCCGGGGGATAGTCGCTGAGAATCTCCTCATCGACCGGAAACCCCACCCTGTCCTCAAGTTCCCTGGCGAACTCCCCGGTTGAGAGGGGCGGGATCTTAATTCGCACCCCGAACGGAATCATGGTGTACTTCTCCGGGAAGACCGTCTCAACGACCACCTGAGTGCCCTTTTTCATGGCTTCAAGAACCTCTGCGGGGGAGGGCTCCCTCAGGAAGATGGCCTCCCCGGGAATGAGCGGCTCAACGTTTATCCCCCTCCAGTTCACTATCAGCGTGTGGAGGCCGAGGTTCAGGGCCCCGGATATTGAGAGGGAAAAGCCCGCCTTTTTAGCCCTCTCGGACCCTTTTACGTGCTTGAGCTTCCCGTAGAGCTTTTCACTCACCATGGTGAACTGGTAGAGGCTCTCAACCCCTTCCAGATGAAGAACGCCGTTGGAGAGGAGCTTTAAACCGAGCCTGGCCAGAACCGCGCTGAGCGAGGCCTCGCTCCTCGTCGTTATCGCCCTCCTCCCCCCAACCTCTTCCCTGCCCCTGCTGATGAGCCTGTAATCTCCCGGGAAAAGGCCCCTGGCGTTAAAGAACTCCTCAAGGGTCTGCCTGGCCTTCTCCTCGCTAACCCCGTAGACCTTTATGAACTCCACGTTATCCTCCCTGTCAACGCCTATCAAAACGACCGCATCCCGCCTTTCCTTCGGAATCAGCACGTCCTCCATACTTACCGCCGCTTATCCTTTGCTTGATTTGAAGATAGAAGGGGATTCGCTAGAGGCTCATTGCCCCCAGAAGCTCACCGGTGTCGAGGTTGATTATCTGCACCTCCCTCTTCCGGGTGTCCAGGAGGGCAACGCTCCTCACACCGCTGACGTAGCCGCAGACCTCACCGGGATTGACGAGTATGGTCCTTCCCTCCTCGCGTATCTCGTAGCGGTGGGTGTGGCCGACTATGACCACATCGTAGAGCTTGCTCCTGGCCAGCGCACGGACGATGCGCTCGTCGGTGCCGTGGGTTACGGCTATCTTCATGCCATCGGCTTCGATTTCCAGTATCTCATCGTAGATCCCCAGCGCTTCATAGAGGCCTTTCCTTTCGCCGTCGTTGTTGCCGAAAACACCCCTGAGCGGTGCCCTGAGCTTCTTGAGCTCCCTGGCAACAAAGGGGGCAACGTAGTCCCCGGCGTGGATGACAAGCTCAACGTTTCTCCCGTTGAACAGCTCAACAGCCTTGGCGATGGCCGAGAGGTTGTCATGGGTATCGCTCATTATCCCTATCAGCATGCTCTCACCACAGATATCTACGGCACCGGGCTTATAGGATTAACCGTCATTCACATCCTATCGTTAGGGTAAAGTTAAAAGCATCATGGAGTATGGGTATATTCGAGAGGGTGATGTCATGTTCACCGGTAGAGCAGTCATAGCGGTTAAAATCCTCCGTCCTCTGGGGGACTGGAGCGCCGGCGATGTCGTTCTCCTCGAGGACTGGAAGGCAAAGGAACTCTGGGAGGCCAGGATAGTCGAGGTCATCGATGAGACCGATAAGGTTATAGGGGAGATAGACCGCGCGATAGCCGAGGAGAGGGAGAACGAGCCCCTGATGCCTCTCCCCGCGGGGCTGTACGAGAGAGCCGAGTTCTACATGTATTACCTGGAGAACTACGTGAGGATGAACGCCGGGGAGGGAATAGAGACCATAAACGTCAAGCTGACAAAGCTCGCCAACCTGAAGAAGAAGCTGGAGCACCTGAAGACGATACGCTTCAACAAAATTCTAAAGGCTGTTATGCTGAGGCCCAACAGCCTTGAGCTGCTGTCGAGACTATCACCGGAGGAGAGGAGGATATACCTCCAGCTTTCCAAGATCAGAAACGAGTGGCTGGGTGAGGAGTGATGGACAGGGAGGACATGATAGAAAGGTACGCGCGCTTTCTGAGGGAGTACGTGGACGACAGCGGAAACGAGGTATATCTGAACAAGCTCAAGGATTTGCTCACGGTCACCCCAAAGCGCTCACTGGCGATAGACTGGACGCACCTCAACTCCTTCGACCCCGAGCTGGCGGGCGAGCTCCTCGAAAACCCGGAAGAGAGCATACTCGCGGCCGAGGATGCGATTCAAATAGTCCTCCGTGAGCCGCCCCTCCTCAAGGAGGAGGAGTTCAAAGTTCACGCGAGGTTTTACAACCTTCCGAGGACTCTCCTTGTCAAGGAACTCGGGAGCGAGCACATAAACCGGCTCATCCAGGTGGAGGGCATAATCACGCGCGTGAGCGAGGTGAAGCCCTTCGTCGAGAAGGCCGTCTTCGTCTGCAAGGACTGCGGCAACGAGATGGTCCGCCTCCAGAGGCCCTACGAGAACATAGTCAAGCCGAGCAAGTGCGACGCCTGCGGTTCCAGAAACGTTGACCTTGACGTCGAGAAGAGCCGCTTCATTAACTTCCAGAGCTTCCGCCTTCAGGACAGGCCCGAAAGCTTGAAAGGCGGTCAGATGCCCCGCTTCGTTGATGCGATACTCCTGGACGACCTTGTGGATACGGCCCTGCCTGGCGATAGGGTTCTGGTTACCGGAATTCTCCGCGTCATCCTGGAGCAGAGGGACAAGAGGCCGATATTCAAGAAGGTTCTGGAGGTAAACCACATAGAACAGCTCAGCAAGGAAATCGAGGAGCTTGAGATTTCACCGGAGGACGAGCAGAAGATACGCGAGCTGGCCAAAAGGAAGGACATCGTCGATGCCATCGTTGACTCCATAGCCCCCGCAATATGGGGCCACAAGACCGTTAAGAAGGGCATCGCGCTGGCGCTCTTCGGCGGTGTGCAGAGAACACTGCCCGATGGGACCAAGCTCAGGGGAGAGAGCCACGTCCTGCTTGTGGGAGATCCGGGAGTGGCTAAGTGCGTTGATTACAATACAGAGGTCGTTTTAGCAGATGGAAGTCTGAAAAAGATTGGGGAGATTGTTGAAGAAGCCGTCGAGAGAGCGGAAAAAGAAGGAACGCTCGGGAAAGTTGACGATGGCGTCTACGCTCCCCTTGATCTCGAGCTCTACGCCCTTGACGCAGAGACGTTGAAGGTAAGAAAGGTCAAGGCGAACATAGCCTGGAAGAGAACCACTCCGGGGAAAATGTTCAGGATAAAGACCGCCAGCGGCAGGGAAATTAAGGTAACCCCAACTCACCCGTTCTTCGTCTTTGATGACGGCCAGTTTAAGACGAGGAAAGCGGAGGAGCTTAGAGAGGGGGACTTCATAGCAGTCCCGAGGATTATACCAACAGAAGGGGAAGCAGTAAGACTAAGCAACGCACCTATCCAAAAACCGAAAACCGCAAAGAGCAGGCTTGTTCTTCCGGAGTTCGCTGACGAGGAATTCTGGTACGTTATGGGGCTGATATCAGGGGAAGGCTATGCCCAGAACAGGGGCGGAAGCGCCACTCTCTACTTCACAAACAACGACCCCGAACTCATAGAGAAGGTTTACAACTACCTCAAATGTATTGGCCTCACCCCCAAGATAAGGGAAGCCCACAGAGGCAAGAATTCCGGGGAAGTCTATGCTTCCAGTATCGAACTCTACCACCTCTTAGAGTGGCTGGGGCTTGCAAAACCCTCAGCGGAGAAAACAGTTCCACCTCAGCTTTTCAGGGCAAGAGCAGAGGACGTTAGAGCATTTCTCAGGGGGTACTTTGACGCTGAAGGGACAGTGGACAAGAGAAGACCAAAAATAACAGTTGTCTCAGCTTCAAAAGAGATGCTGAGAGGAATCCAGCACCTGCTCCTCAGATTTGGGATAAAATCCCAGCTACACGAGACTAAAAGTAGGGCCACCAACGGGAAAATGAGAGATAAGAAGACCTACTACCGCCTTATTATAACCGGGGAAGATGTGTTGAAGTTCAGGACCGAGATAGGATTTAGAATCAAAAGGAAACAGCGCATCCTTGAGGACGTCACAGAAAGCATCTCCCCCAACACCAACGTGGACGTTGTTCCAGGAGTTGGTGACTTTCTCAGAGAGCTGAGAACCGAGGCAAGGTTAACCCAGAAGGAGATGGGCATAAACCGCTCAACTTACCTCCACTACGAGAGGGGCGATAGGTTACCCAGCAGAGAGAAACTCGGGCTAATTGTTGAAACCCTCAAGAAGCACCTATCTGAATCGGAAGAGGTTAAAATCCTCAGCCTTCTGGCAAACTCGGACATCTTCTGGGACAGGGTTAGAGAGATAGAAGAATACAAGCCAGAACACCCCTGGGTCTATGACCTCCAGGTTCCGGAGCACCATAACTTCATTGCCAACGACATCTTCGTCCACAACAGCCAGATTCTCCGCTACGTGGCCAATTTGGCGCCGAGGGCGATTTATACGAGTGGTAAGAGCAGTTCGGCCGCGGGGCTTACTGCAGCCGCCGTGAGGGATGAATTCACAGGCTCCTGGGTTTTAGAAGCGGGTGTTTTGGTGCTCGCCGACGGCGGATTCGCGTTAATCGATGAATTCGACAAGATGAGCGACCGCGACAGGAGCGCCATACATGAAGCGCTGGAGCAGCAAACAATAAGCATCAGTAAGGCAGGAATCACCGCGACCCTCAACGCAAGAACTACCGTCATAGCGGCCGCTAACCCCAAGTTTGGCAGGTTCAACAGACACAAGTCCCTTCCGGAGCAGCTCGACCTTCCGCCGACCCTGCTCAGCCGTTTCGACCTGATCTTCCTTCTCCTCGACGAGCCGGACGAGAAGGTCGACTCAAGCATAGCGGAGCACATCCTCAGGGTGCGCAGGGGGGAGGCCGAGGCCGTAACGCCCAAGATACCCTACGACCTGCTCAAAAAGTACATCGCCTACGCGAGAAAGAACGTCCATCCCGTTCTGAGCAGGGAGGCAATGGAGGAGATAAAGCGCTACTACGTCAGGATGAGAAAGGGCTTTAAGAGGCCGGGCGAGGACGACGGCGTGCAGCCGATTCCGATAACGGCAAGGCAGCTGGAGGCGCTGATAAGGCTCAGCGAGGCACACGCCAGAATGCGCCTCAGTGAGACCGTAACAAGGGAAGACGCGAGGGCGGCGATAGCAATAATCGAGGACATGATAAGGAAGATAGCCGTTGACGAGGAGGGAACTCTGGACGTCTCGATACTCGAGGTCGGCAAGAGCTCCAAGAAGATAAACAAGATAGACAGGATGGTTGACATCATAAAGAGCCTTGAGAGTGAGGGAGAGTTCGGAGCTCCAGAGGACAGGATAATCGAGGCAGCGAAGCAGGCCGGTCTCGGCTCGGAGAACGAGATAAAGAAGCTAATCAACGACCTCAAGCGCGACGCCAGGATATACGAGCCGCGCGCGGGCTTCTACCGCGTGCTCTGATTCCCCTCCATTTCCCCACGCCAAAAGGTTATAAACGTCTCCCGGTAGTTAAGATGGAGGTGAGGAAAGTGAGCGAGAAGAAGGTTGACTTTTACGATTTCGAGGGCCTGCTCGATAAGGCTTACGAGGAACTTCCCGAGAACGTCAAGCATCACACTTCCCGTTTCGAGGTTCCGGCAGCGATAGTCACGATCGCCGGAAACAGGACTATAATCGAGAACTTTGTGGACATAGCCGAGGCCATGAACCGTGACCCGAACCATCTGCTCAAGTTCATACTGAGGGAGGTTGCCACTGCTGGAACGCTTGAGGGAAGGCGCGTCGTCCTGCAGGGACGCTTTACACCGTACCTGATAGGCAACAAGATGAAGAAGTACCTCAAGGACTACGTTATCTGTCCGGTCTGCGGAAGCCCCGATACCAAGATTATCAAGCGCGGACGCTTCCACTTCCTCAAGTGTGAGGCCTGTGGCGCCGAAACGCCGATTCAACACCTTTGAACCCTCTTTTCTTTTCAAGATTTGACGCCCGATAAAAACTCTTTTAAACTTTACAAACTACAAGTAGGCGACACTCTCGGCAGCCAGGGGGAGTTCTCATGAGCATGGAAGAGAAGGTTAACGAACTGTATGAGAGAAAGAGGAAGATCCTTGAGATGGGCGGCGAAAAGGCCGTCGAAAAACAGCACGCTAAAGGAAAGTTAACAGCACGCGAGAGGATCGAGAAGCTCCTCGATCCGGGAAGCTTCGTTGAGATAGGCGCTTTCGTCAGACACCGCGGAACGGAGTTCGGCATGGACAAGAAG includes:
- a CDS encoding LAGLIDADG family homing endonuclease, which encodes MDREDMIERYARFLREYVDDSGNEVYLNKLKDLLTVTPKRSLAIDWTHLNSFDPELAGELLENPEESILAAEDAIQIVLREPPLLKEEEFKVHARFYNLPRTLLVKELGSEHINRLIQVEGIITRVSEVKPFVEKAVFVCKDCGNEMVRLQRPYENIVKPSKCDACGSRNVDLDVEKSRFINFQSFRLQDRPESLKGGQMPRFVDAILLDDLVDTALPGDRVLVTGILRVILEQRDKRPIFKKVLEVNHIEQLSKEIEELEISPEDEQKIRELAKRKDIVDAIVDSIAPAIWGHKTVKKGIALALFGGVQRTLPDGTKLRGESHVLLVGDPGVAKCVDYNTEVVLADGSLKKIGEIVEEAVERAEKEGTLGKVDDGVYAPLDLELYALDAETLKVRKVKANIAWKRTTPGKMFRIKTASGREIKVTPTHPFFVFDDGQFKTRKAEELREGDFIAVPRIIPTEGEAVRLSNAPIQKPKTAKSRLVLPEFADEEFWYVMGLISGEGYAQNRGGSATLYFTNNDPELIEKVYNYLKCIGLTPKIREAHRGKNSGEVYASSIELYHLLEWLGLAKPSAEKTVPPQLFRARAEDVRAFLRGYFDAEGTVDKRRPKITVVSASKEMLRGIQHLLLRFGIKSQLHETKSRATNGKMRDKKTYYRLIITGEDVLKFRTEIGFRIKRKQRILEDVTESISPNTNVDVVPGVGDFLRELRTEARLTQKEMGINRSTYLHYERGDRLPSREKLGLIVETLKKHLSESEEVKILSLLANSDIFWDRVREIEEYKPEHPWVYDLQVPEHHNFIANDIFVHNSQILRYVANLAPRAIYTSGKSSSAAGLTAAAVRDEFTGSWVLEAGVLVLADGGFALIDEFDKMSDRDRSAIHEALEQQTISISKAGITATLNARTTVIAAANPKFGRFNRHKSLPEQLDLPPTLLSRFDLIFLLLDEPDEKVDSSIAEHILRVRRGEAEAVTPKIPYDLLKKYIAYARKNVHPVLSREAMEEIKRYYVRMRKGFKRPGEDDGVQPIPITARQLEALIRLSEAHARMRLSETVTREDARAAIAIIEDMIRKIAVDEEGTLDVSILEVGKSSKKINKIDRMVDIIKSLESEGEFGAPEDRIIEAAKQAGLGSENEIKKLINDLKRDARIYEPRAGFYRVL
- a CDS encoding translation initiation factor IF-2 subunit beta; protein product: MSEKKVDFYDFEGLLDKAYEELPENVKHHTSRFEVPAAIVTIAGNRTIIENFVDIAEAMNRDPNHLLKFILREVATAGTLEGRRVVLQGRFTPYLIGNKMKKYLKDYVICPVCGSPDTKIIKRGRFHFLKCEACGAETPIQHL
- a CDS encoding metallophosphoesterase — translated: MLIGIMSDTHDNLSAIAKAVELFNGRNVELVIHAGDYVAPFVARELKKLRAPLRGVFGNNDGERKGLYEALGIYDEILEIEADGMKIAVTHGTDERIVRALARSKLYDVVIVGHTHRYEIREEGRTILVNPGEVCGYVSGVRSVALLDTRKREVQIINLDTGELLGAMSL
- a CDS encoding RNA 3'-terminal phosphate cyclase yields the protein MIVIDGSYGEGGGQILRTSVALSVITGKPVKIVNIRANRTNPGLRPQHLHGILALKELSNARVKGARVGSTVLEFVPGEAKPAHIRVPIKTAGSITLVL